ATGATTGACACTATCCATATGcgaatccgaatccagacagaaatataaaaacaaatgtaatatcagtgatatccgatCCGTTCGTATCAGATCCGTTTTTATCCCTACGTCCAGGCATATCCGTCTAGACAGCCCGTTCTCAGGCCTGCGCAGCCATCGGGCTCAACAGGTCTACTTGGCTGCTCTGCTCCACCTTAAGTGTTTCACGGTTTCTCGAAAAGACAACGACATTTCCTTTCCCTACCGTCGCACGCATGCGACCGCCGCTGGCGCATCCAACGCGCCGCTCGCCTTCTCCGGCCGTTGTGGCCTTATCCAACGTGGTTGCACCGCACTCCTTCGCGCCCCGCACCgtgcccccatccacctcgcgcCGTCGCGGCCATGGATTGCACTGCGGCCAGCCGAAGACACTACGTCAAGAAGGGAAGGCCTGCACCTATGCCTGGTTGTACGCTGGGTAGCTCTCGACGCCCCCTAACCCGAGCTTGCTGACTACCGCAGTTCCCCATCAGGTAGGTTGTGGTCGCCAGCGACGCTGCGTTGTGTTTCAGCCGTTTCAGACttgtgttttaagtgtttcatctggatgttgtaaaagtagatctgaaatgacatgttgcaagcctatgtttttaAGTGTTTCACGTGTTTTAAGACGTATGTTTAGTGTTCCATCTGGATGTTGCTATAGCTCTACCGTATGTTTcaagcgtatatttcaagtgtttcatatgtttcatccggatgttgcaaaagtacatctgtggatgttgtatatgttgctatGTCTATACACACATGTCTTAAGTGTTTCATCCGTTTCAGACCTATCTTACAAATGTTTTCATCTCGATTTCCTCGTgcgttttgaaaagttcagggtaTTGAACGGCGCTGGTGGCTGACGAACAGCTTGATGCTGAGGCGCAGCCGTCGGTCAACCCACGTGGGTTTCCTCATGCGGGCATGGGTGGGCGCGGGGTAGCGGGGCCTGCGACGGACGTGGGCGCTGGCGCTGGGCGGGATGCGGACGAGTGGCGTGGGGTGGGGTGGGATGCGGGCGGAGGAGCTGCGTACGGACGCGATATCCGACGTCTGGGCACTGGCCCTTCCGTTTGCAGAGACGTGACAGGCTGCCGGCTTTCCCTGATCCGGGGTTCGGATTCCGACGAAGGAAAACGAAACGAGGCCCGGCCTCGAGGAAATGCGCCGCACATGCAATGCAAGCACATGCGCCGTGGTCCGGGACCGGGAGGGAGGGGGAGCAGCTAGGCATTTTCACTGTCACCACGCAAAGCGATTCGAGCCTGGGGAGATCTGGTCGGGCGAGGGCGCGACCCGGCCTGCCTTGGACGCCACGTCCAAGCTAGGCACCCGATGCGGTGCCATCCCCGTGCAAGCGCATCGTCCTCCGGCCTCCCGGTCACGTTtcacgatcatcatcatcacaggtAGTCAGGTATAAAGCCCAAAATACCCCGTTGCATCCCCTACTGAATCTTCCTCTTTCCACGGCGGCCCCCTAGCTATCAGCTATCTCGTCGCCTATCGATCCTTTCCTCCTCCAGGAATCGCGCTAGCTAGCTTCCGCGTTCTGATCAAGTTTATTTGGTGCGTGAGCGTGACTACGATCGAAATCGGAACAGCAATATGGGTAAGACATGGGCGCTCATCACCCACCTCCACGCTCTTGCAGGGTAAATGCTTGCTGATCCTCTCTCCTCCGGTCCTCTAAACGATCTTTAGTCCGCGATCAGTGACCTTGCTATTGCTGAGGTTCTTCTCTTTTCCCTTGTGTGCAGGCCGAGTCTCACTCTGATATACCCTCTGTAAGTGAACAAATAAAGATTAGCAGGGGTGCTTGATGGTTCATCATATTCTTTTTTAGCAATGGCGTAACTAATACACGCGTGCAAGATGCGTAACGTGGATCAGGTACGCGTCAATCTGCGCGATGGAGAGCGCGACCAAGGTGGATGACGAGCAGTGGCTGGCCTACTGGATAATCTACTCCTTCATCACCCTCTTCGAAATGGTGGCCGAGAACATCCTCTACTGGTAATAAACTTGTCGCTTCTCGGTAATATATTCCTTTTATCTATCCCGCAAAACTGCAGTTTTTGGCTGAAATGCGTGTCGACGCTGTAAATTTACACGCATTCATTCTTGGACCCAAACGGTAAATTGTACAATGTCCTGTCCACCGTCCTGTACTCTACTGTctgctacaactaaaaagaataaaacatgGACATTTTTTAgtgcgatatttgttttggttcgtccgtctgcccacgcctacgatacccgcctgctttgaagaaaacaaatcgatcacttgaggccacatgcatggaagaaaacaataatcatgcatcgaAATCATGCTGCTCTGAAAGGGAGGTACGTTGATGTTCTTCAAAGGATCCCCGCCtgttttgaaggaaacaaatcaatcacctgaggccacatgcatggaaggaaacaataatcatgcatcgaAATCATGCTGCTCTGAAAGGGAGGTACGTTGATGTTCTTCAAAGGATCCCCGCATGCTTTGAAGGAaataaatcgatcacctgaggcaatatgcatggaaggaaacaataatcatgcatcgacccctgcgatatttgttttggttcgtctgtTTACCCACCCCGACCCCTGCGATACCGCGgctaataaaaaaagaaaaatccccCCTCATCTCTCTCGTGACCCGACGGCCGACGGCCGACGACGCTCGTCCCTCCCGGCCGCGGCGACGTTCTTCcctcgccggcggcggtggcgctccttccTCGCCGGCGACGGCGGCTCTCCTCCCTCGCCGGTGGCGCTCCCTCTCACGGCGGCCTCCCATCTCCAgcgaagctttgcgagcttggccTCGGCGCGGCCAGATGCGCGGGCAAGGCGGGCCCTGACTGCATCGTGTGTGGGCTAGGACGGCCGCGCGGCAGGTACCTTCCTCTCCTAGTCCCCATCTCTTCTTGCGTTGGATGCTGGATGTGTGAAACCTATCTGAATGAGGAGCTAATCTAGATGTGTTGCATATGCTTCTTTGCCTGCACTTACTGATTATGTGTGAAACCTATCTGAATGAGAAGTGAAATAGTACGGTTTTAATTGAAACCAAATTGAAGTTGAATAATTCATCTCTGTATGTTTCTATGGCAGCTCTGTATGTTTCCCCAATGCACGGTTGAATAATTGGGACCAATCGATTGTGCTGATTATGCATTAGACATGTATCTTAGATATATTTGGTAGATGATATGTATGCTGAAGCTGCTCCCATGGCATTGCTGCCGTACGTTAGATTTATAGCTGCTGCATTAAGAACATGTGAACTTCGATCAAACATTGTCAACTTCGGCAGGTATCCACATGGACGCCGAGTATTTTGGTCCTGACAGAAGCATGCAGCTTCTCATGAGAAGAACAAATTGAAGCAACATGTGTGCAAGGCATCTGCAGTGTGCGTGCATGACTGCATATACGTATATGCGATTAGAAGAGGTGAAAGGGAAATAAACTGACCTAGAGTGCAAGTGCACACGACATATCTAAGATACATATATTATGAAGCAGCTTACTGTCCCCTCCTGCCCTCCATTTTCATTTTTCAGATATATATTATGAAGTAATTAGCTTGTTATAAACGTCATATATTTGAAAACGGAAACAGATGGAGTACTTGTGCATTTTGTGTAGAGCTGCACTAGCATAGGATAACACTGCAGCCCGCATTCTTGTTGTTTTTGCATTCACGTGTATAACTTCAGAGAAAGTGTGCAGTGTGCTACATATAGGTTGTTTGGTCATGCTTTGCTTTGCAATGTTCCATTTTCTCAATTCTCATGGCCTAGTTCGTTAGGTAATTCAAATAGATATGTTCAGTCAGTGGATATGGATTATAATAAAAGGGCTGAAACTGTatctgaggaagaagaagatgaaatgaTAATGCTTGTTTTTCCGGCGCTATATTTAGCTTCTATCAGAACTAGAACAAGAACTCCATGTTACACTACAAAGCTTAGTGGTTCAGAATATACACGTGAACTTCTTGAGGGCCATCCACATCGTTCTTATCATAATTTGCGTATGGAGCCATGGATTTTCAAAGCACTTGCATATTACCTTAGTTCAAGAGGGCTTTTAAAGAATACAAGAGGGGTTACTGTAGAAGAACAACTACCATTGTTCATGTACATGTTTGCGTGAAATGCAAGTTTTACTGCATTGTGTGATAGGTTTCAGCACAGTGGAGAGACAATACATAGACATATCGCAGCAGCCTTTGATGCAATCTCTTCATTGGCTTTTGATTTTGTGAAGCCCCCATCAGCTGAGACCTATTGAAAAATATCGACCAATCCACATTTTACACCTTACTTTCAGGTACATATAACAAATATATGTACTGTTTCAAAATTCTTACCTTTTTATTACATATATACTAATTACAAATAGCACCTCTTCTCTCCCTTGCAGAACTGCTTAGGAGTGATAGATGGACTCATGTTCCAATCACAATCAGTGCAAGTAAAGCAGTTCCGTATCGGAATAGAAAAGGAACTCTTTCTCAAAATGTGATGCTTGCATGTGACTTTGACCTGAACTTCGTTTATGTTTCCACTGGCTGAGAAGGTTCAGCATCAGACGCCGGGGTTCTACGTTCTGCCATTAGGTCTGTCCTGTCCCACCGTGCCATCGGCACCTGCGGCGACTCCCAGGATAGGCACGGCAAGGTGTAGGGGCGATGGCGTGGCCACCCCGCAGCgacaccggcggcggcggtgcccccTCAGATCCGGTTGACAGGCAGGAGGAGCCTCGAGTGAGATGAGGGGCGAGCAGATCGAGCGGGATGAGGAGCGAGCAGATTGATAAGGTACGCCCTTTCCTCCTCCCTAGCTCGACAAGGTGCGGCTAGGCCATCGAGCTCCGCGGCCCCCGGCGACAGCCTGGCCAAATCTACGTGCTCGGTAGCCCCTAGCGGCGGTGCGGCCCCTGATCTAGCTACTTCAACCTTCCCCTCTCCATCGGCATCACAGGGGTGGCTCCCCCTTTCGTGGCTCCAGTTGGGCAAGCAGCAACTACAACCCTTGCATGCTCAGCCCACATAACAGCCCATCACGCCCAGTGCTTCTCTTCTCGTCTGACCCGTGCAAGCTTCCCCTGCTCTATCAGATTCCTTGTGATTCAATGATTTTTTACAGTATGCTGATACCCCGCTTGAATGTTGCAGTAGTGCTTCTCTTCTTGAATGTTGAATGTTACAATTTCAATGGTGACGTGAAGTTGCAGCCTCCAAGAGCGACCAAGGATGAGGAGAAGTACCATCGGTGACTACTGTACACCGATCACATAGGTGACGATTGCTATAGGGCATATCTTTTGTATTTTATTGGACAAAGATTAAGATCTGGCATCGACAACTTCTCTAATGTGATCGAAGTCTATTAGTGTCCAGATTGCTATCCGGTGGATGCATAAATCATTTGACATTGTATAGTAAACTGAGAACTAGCTGCTTAGGAAAAACCTTAAAGAGTTCATGACAATTCTGATAGTTCTGTTGATCTATTTATCCTTTCTATCTTTACCACATCGATTCTTCTTTCTCTAAAACATACTTGATTATTCGTAAATTCATGGTTAATGCATTAAGTTTTGGATTGTTATAGGTATGGGCAAGGTTGTCGCTCGGCCCTTACCAAGTCGGTGAGCCTatgacgccgcgcactccgtgacgatgttaatttcatgaattttgctttttgtattaaatgtcactttaacattttcataatattattattttatcatgCGATCCTTGTGTTTTTAATACAAAAGTTTTACTGTCTCGTAGTAATGCACGGGAACGCTACCTAGTAAGCATACTCAAAGACAGAGAGAGTAAATAATGTCATTGCTGCTCCTTTCTTCACAGGATACCGCTATGGTACGAGGCGAAGCTGCTGCTGGTGGCGTGGCTGGTCCTGCCGCAGTTCAGGGGCGCGTCCTTCATCTACGACAAGTTCGTCAGggagcagctgaagaagaacGGGGTGAGGCTGCACGATCACATCGGCCACGCCGCCGACCACGTGCCGCACGTCTTCGAGGTATGTGTGTCAGCGCGCGCCGCGCCCCTCTTTGCGGTTTGCATCGATCGCTCACGCGAACGCCGGCTAATAAGCTTGTCTCTCGCACGGCGCTTGTTTGCCGAACGCGCAGGCTGAGCATCATGCCGTGCACTGATGAGAGTCTGAAGAATCTACTACGTTGTTCATCTGAGAAGAAACCTGACCGGCCAGAGTCATTCCGTCTTGGTACAGCTGAGCCAACGGTTCGTGTATCATCGTCTAAACTGCGCAAGACGGCCGCGCGGCCGTGTCTCATAAGTTACTTGTGTTGTACTCACTTGTAACAGCATCGTGAGAATACTTGGACATTGATCCAGTCTGTGCTCGTCCTAATTCAGATGGACCTGATTGTTCAGCTAGAGGAATTTCTTTGTGGCGAATAAATTTGAACAGAGATTGTATAACTGTATCGCTGAAACATTCCGAATATTGGATTGTTTGTGTATATGGTTGTTTGGATCCCAAGCGATACTTAAAAAAATAGAGATGGAAACAAGAAATTACAATCAGCCAATCCTTACTAATCATGTCCTACCTTATATAATTGCTGGATCTCTACCGTATGCCCTAATGATCCACCCATAACCTACCTAagatccaaaaaaaaaaactacctaAGATCCACCAATACTCGTAGTGTGAGCAACACGATTCTCAAATTATCACGATCCACCCATAACTAGAATTTTGTGTACAAAGGTTCCTGATAGATTTACTTAGCATGATTGTTTACTTTTTATTGATACAGACTTGTTTAGTATGACAGACCTAAGGACTTACTAACGTGTCTTCTTAAAATCTTAGGTACCATCGTGCAAGTGGGAATTTAGAACTTTGCACAGGCTAAGATTGTTCTAAATTTCTAGAgcgtaattcaccctcttttggaCCATTTAGTCCTTACAACCACCTACTGGTGACCCTGGCCAGCACATGTGCAACCACGAACGCTGAAATCTAGAGGTACTTGACACCTTGTGCTCATAAGGCGGACCGGTGACGGTGAtctaacatgatgatgatgatggtagaTGGGGCGAAGGACGTGTCAAGAAATACGTTCACCCAATAACAAACCTTTAGAGCAACTTCAGCAGGGCCCTTAAACCAAAATTTGATGGGTTAGCATGGCACTACTCAAACCCGTAGGGAGGCCCTCAAAATTCGACAGCAACCCCTCTCTCCCCTCTCGCTTGCCGTGGCACGCCTTATCATGGAGCACCTCCTTGTCATGGAGCTCCTCCTCGTCGGCCAGCAGATGAGGCGCAACTCGGTGGGGAGGGGCCACAGCTGCCAGTGTGTGGCACAACATCGACAATGGTAGGGTGGAGATGCGTTAGTCGGGCCAGGTGAGGTAGTGGTCGGTTTCTCATCAGAGGAGTAGGGGAAGGGAAGAAAATAATTAAGGAGAAAGAAGAGGGCGAAAGCCTTCGCAAAAAAAAAGGAGAGGAAGAGTGCGTGTGTTTGTCACTAACAAGTAGGTCCTGCATGTCATATAGGATTAGAGGCCTAGATTAGTAATAGTAGCTTTAGAAGTGGCGTGCAATAGTTGATCCCTCTgtgtaattcgcaaaaaaaatagTTGATCCCTCAACGCGTAATGAAACGTAACTCTGCGAAATTGTATTTAGTAATAGTAAGATCAATATAGCATGACTTCACTTAAACAATCACAGTAGTGTCAAGTTTAAATTTATCTTGATTTTTTTATTGGCGAAAGGAGAATTCTAGGTACTGTTTTTGCACAGATGGGTCCATTTTGGCATGGTCCATAGTCCACAATATCGATATACTGTATATACTTAGTCACTCGTAATATAGCTTTGTAATAGTAAACATATTACAGAACAGATCGCGCGACACATATAACAAGCTAGCAGGCTAACTAGCGAGCGAAGAAGAGCAGAGAGGGACCAAAGACACAGGCATAAACGATCATGCCGCAGAACAGAACGCCGCAAATACATCTCGAACACAGTAAACCAGAGCAAGGCGCAGGGACCAACTTTTACGCGATGGCTATGCAGTTGGAGCTGTTCGTCTCCATGGACTTGAACGCCTCAAACCGTGGCTCCTTGGCCTCGAACTTGTGCCGCACGTACAGCTTCATGTAGTCCTCGAACACGAACCTGGGGTACGACCCCGCGGCCGCCCCGTCGGCCTTCACCAGCGCCAGCGCGGGGAAGATGATGGCGTCGCTGCCCGGGTTGTAGAAGGAGGCGATGGACATCCTGTTGCCGTCGGGCTGCGCCACCACTCGGTGCATCACGCTCTTGTACCTGCCGTTGGTGATCACCTCCAGCTGGTCGCCCAGGTTGACGACGATGGAGTGGCGCAGGGGCGGCACGTCCACCCACTCGCCGTCCTTGAGCAGCTGGAGCCCACCCACCCGGTCGTCCTGGAACAGCAGGATGATGCCGCCGGCGTCGGTGTGCGCGCGCAGGCCGCTCACGAGGTCCGGGCGCGGGCACGGCGGGTAGCTGCTCACCTTGGTGCCGAACGTCGGGGCGCCCGTGCTGGGCCCGCGGAACGCCCGCGCCAGGTAGCCCCTGTCCAGTCCGAGGTTCTCGCACAGCAGCTCCAGCAGCCGCTCCGCCAGCGCCTCCAGCTCGCCGGCGAACCGCTTCATCGCGCGCCGGTACTCGTCGTCGAGGTCCGGTATCTCGGCGATGTTGGATTCCGGGAGGTGGCGGACGAAGAAAGTGCTCTCCCAGTCGAGGTTCACCGCCGCCTTCACGCCCTGCGCGTCCTTGAGCGCCTTGCTGGCGAACTCGAGGAACCTCTGCTCGCGCACCCGCTTGTAGTGG
Above is a genomic segment from Miscanthus floridulus cultivar M001 chromosome 3, ASM1932011v1, whole genome shotgun sequence containing:
- the LOC136546341 gene encoding 1-aminocyclopropane-1-carboxylate oxidase 1-like, translating into MAPALSFPVIDMGLLAGEERPAAMELLRDACENWGFFEILNHGISTELMDEVEKLTKDHYKRVREQRFLEFASKALKDAQGVKAAVNLDWESTFFVRHLPESNIAEIPDLDDEYRRAMKRFAGELEALAERLLELLCENLGLDRGYLARAFRGPSTGAPTFGTKVSSYPPCPRPDLVSGLRAHTDAGGIILLFQDDRVGGLQLLKDGEWVDVPPLRHSIVVNLGDQLEVITNGRYKSVMHRVVAQPDGNRMSIASFYNPGSDAIIFPALALVKADGAAAGSYPRFVFEDYMKLYVRHKFEAKEPRFEAFKSMETNSSNCIAIA
- the LOC136546340 gene encoding protein HVA22-like — encoded protein: MGKTWALITHLHALAGPSLTLIYPLYASICAMESATKVDDEQWLAYWIIYSFITLFEMVAENILYWIPLWYEAKLLLVAWLVLPQFRGASFIYDKFVREQLKKNGVRLHDHIGHAADHVPHVFEAEHHAVH